Proteins encoded by one window of Lates calcarifer isolate ASB-BC8 linkage group LG5, TLL_Latcal_v3, whole genome shotgun sequence:
- the LOC108875839 gene encoding zinc finger protein 501: MGPDTVSVPKTESSEESPGEVVVKVISESDSTDASAATEPEESKQLESNVSDKCYPCSICGKVFDRPSKLERHKPVHTRKPKTLHQCQHCDKSFTQQEKLIRHQNCHNRTNKHPCPDCGKVFNRPSKLERHKRTHSKKPKVPHQCSYCMKTFSKLNKLVRHKRMHTGEKPFTCSVCGKGFSESGHCKAHEKTHEEQPEKPHCCPDCGMCFFKASELRRHFRSHTGEKPFRCTLCESCFSRSEGLKRHMRSHTGERPYKCIICGKGFYSRQDLNIHGLTHSGEKPHLCPVCGKGFSQLGNMKEHEQNVHIKSEKYICNECGATFTRYKSLTKHQRTHTGERPYLCLTCGRRFSWSHSLSRHRRTHTHRQMATDTSKDTLSFEGPSENTSS, from the exons ATGGGCCCAGACACTGTATCTGTCCCTAAAACAGAATCTTCGGAGGAAA GTCCCGGAGAAGTCGTCGTGAAGGTGATCTCAGAATCAGATTCCACAGATGCTTCAGCTGCCACTGAGCCAGAGGAATCCAAACAGCTAGAGAGCAACGTATCAGACAAGTGTTACCCTTGCTCCATCTGTGGAAAGGTATTTGACAGACCATCAAAGCTAGAGAGGCATAAACCTGTGCACACAAGGAAGCCTAAGACTCTTCATCAGTGTCAGCATTGTGATAAGAGTTTCACACAACAAGAGAAGCTGATAAGACACCAGAACTGCCACAACAGGACTAACAAGCACCCTTGTCCAGATTGTGGAAAAGTGTTCAACAGGCCTTCAAAGTTAGAGAGACATAAGCGCACACACTCAAAGAAACCGAAGGTGCCTCATCAGTGTTCATACTGCATGAAGACGTTCAGTAAACTCAACAAACTCGTCCGTCACAAGCGAATGCACACTGGGGAGAAGCCGTTCACCTGCTCGGTCTGTGGGAAAGGATTCTCTGAGTCAGGTCACTGCAAAGCACATGAAAAGACACACGAGGAACAGCCAGAAAAACCTCACTGCTGCCCAGACTGCGGGATGTGTTTCTTCAAGGCTTCAGAGCTCCGTCGGCACTTCCGCTCCCACACAGGGGAGAAACCTTTTAGATGCACCTTGTGTGAGAGCTGCTTCTCCCGTTCAGAGGGGCTTAAAAGACACATGAGGAGCCACACAGGGGAGAGACCATATAAATGCATTATCTGCGGAAAAGGATTTTATTCTCGTCAGGATTTGAATATTCACGGGTTGACCCACTCAGGAGAGAAACCACATCTTTGCCCTGTGTGCGGCAAAGGCTTCTCGCAGCTGGGCAACATGAAAGAACATGaacaaaatgttcacattaaatCAGAGAAGTATATTTGCAATGAATGCGGCGCAACCTTCACACGGTACAAGTCGCTGACAAAACATCAGCGGACACATACAGGAGAAAGACCCTATCTGTGCCTCACCTGTGGTCGCAGGTTTTCATGGAGCCATTCTCTGAGCAGACACCGgaggacacacacgcacagacagaTGGCAACGGACACATCCAAAGACACCTTAAGTTTTGAAGGACCCTCTGAGAATACCAGCAGttga
- the LOC108875810 gene encoding LOW QUALITY PROTEIN: TBC1 domain family member 24-like (The sequence of the model RefSeq protein was modified relative to this genomic sequence to represent the inferred CDS: deleted 1 base in 1 codon), whose amino-acid sequence MIHVPRTPEFSNCGNINSIAAHLSSDQDLNSLVGGRGRQRSHSYHSAEDSKNYGVQTETVKTCLRPRSRSFYSYETSELYSNYDVGNFDMASPLRQREESLHQHQVTKKENREWGGAGLPVTSKKTKSKLNKSSPSRELNGSKSVAMMTISESDNWEICSSLGMTYGQFVDWEKIDPEAAKRYQQILNSEHQQLKTMGREGFWAMPHTLRAKTYYHIIHSMNCSRSGTSDRDAYHELAKKLFGEQKISTHPVPEYMEAGEIPRYCLNKAGLNSVKKILLCLGKYFPDMNFCPILPALVSLILHFSQDEAECFHSMSQLICYNDPNKRYIDQTFLTYRASCMTFGDLANRCCEGIRKLIASSHQNLFEFYSDWIMWIFAELPFIYAIRVLDVYLLEGYKVLYRVALALLSLYKVSVSSRVADVEDFRTDMKRFVQNVARHCTIEKLLERAFMIPMATRRELNLLFNANKDSLMQKGVSIHQKRQSVETVDFTKFSSSVVTATEMRVVWAWIPERFALFSPIRLFSTAEHGRSLASFYSHVEGHEPVVLMIKTVDEEVFGAFLSTDMTERRKHDCQGLAYFGTGECFVFTLRPSMERYQQAMVNIMTRRAPPQQVGISNGACSLVPNGGSCPVTSTTTATPLICPAGTPQDPSYLTIPFTAPSEEPTDAKEPKRQKQKEASMFIAGNDSQLIIGGDGGHAVCLQDLEGGYTESCDTFKSIPLCKGPFKIQSLEVWGIQNSISFSNCFPSQ is encoded by the exons ATGATTCATGTTCCAAGAACACCGGAGTTCTCCAACTGTGGGAACATTAATTCAATTGCAGCACACCTCTCTTCTGACCAAGACCTGAACTCTTTGGTAGGAGGCAGAGGCAGGCAGAGGTCTCACTCCTATCACAGTGCAGAGGACAGTAAGAACTATGGTGTGCAGACAGAGACTGTCAAAACCTGTCTAAGACCTCGCTCCAG GTCCTTTTACAGTTATGAGACGTCAGAGCTTTACTCCAACTATGACGTGGGAAACTTTGACATGGCCAGTccactgaggcagagagaggagtcCCTACACCAGCATCAAGTGACCAAAAAGGAGAATAGAGAGTGGGGTGGGGCTGGTTTGCCAGTCACCTCTAAGAAGACCAAGTCTAAACTAAACAAGTCTTCACCCTCGAGAGAACTTAATG GCAGCAAGTCAGTGGCCATGATGACCATCTCTGAGTCAGACAACTGGGAGATCTGCTCCAGCTTGGGAATGACATATGGACAGTTTGTAGACTGGGAGAAGATCGATCCTGAAGCTGCAAAGAGATACCAACAGATCCTGAATAGCGAGCACCAACAGCTGAAAACTATGGGCCGAGAGGGATTCTGGGCCATGCCGCACACACTGAGGGCCAAAACCTACTATCACATCATCCACAGCATGAATTGCAG TAGGTCTGGCACTTCTGACAGAGATGCCTACCATGAACTGGCCAAGAAGCTCTTTGGAGAACAGAAAATCAGCACCCACCCTGTCCCAGAGTACATGGAGGCAGGAGAAATACCCAG ATACTGTCTCAACAAAGCTGGCCTGAACTCTGTCAAAAAGATCCTCCTTTGTCTTGGCAAATACTTCCCAGACATGAACTTTTGCCCCATCCTACCTGCCTTGGTCTCCCTAATCCTCCACTTCAGCCAGGATGAAGCTGAGTGTTTCCACAGCATGTCACAACTTATCTGCTACAATGACCCCAACAAGCGTTACATCGACCAGACCTTCCTGACCTACCGTGCTTCCTGCATGACCTTTGGAGATCTCGCTAACAGGTGTTGC GAGGGCATCCGTAAGCTCATCGCCAGCTCTCACCAAAACCTCTTTGAGTTTTACTCTGACTGGATCATGTGGATCTTTGCTGAGCTTCCGTTCATATATGCCATCAGAGTGCTGGATGTCTACCTATTGGAGGGATACAAGGTTCTCTACAG GGTGGCACTGGCTCTGCTCAGCCTCTACAAAGTATCTGTTTCATCTCGAGTGGCGGACGTGGAGGACTTCAGGACGGATATGAAAAGGTTCGTGCAGAATGTAGCTCGCCACTGCACAATTGAGAAGCTTCTGGAGAGGGCCTTCATGATTCCAATGGCCACACGAAGAGAGCTCAACCTCTTGTTCAATGCCAACAAGGACTCCCTCATGCAAAAAGGTGTCAGCATCCACCAGAAGAG GCAGTCGGTCGAAACAGTGGACTTTACCAAGTTCAGCTCCAGTGTTGTGACAGCGACTGAGATGAGAGTCGTCTGGGCCTGGATCCCCGAGCGCTTTGCCCTTTTCAGTCCCATCAGGCTGTTTAGCACAGCTGAACACGGGAGAAGTCTTGCTTC TTTCTACTCACATGTGGAGGGACACGAACCAGTGGTCTTAATGATCAAAACTGTGGATGAAGAG gTCTTTGGTGCCTTCCTGTCAACTGAtatgacagaaagaagaaagcaTGACTGTCAGGGACTTGCATATTTTGGAACTGgggaatgttttgtttttacg CTGCGTCCCAGCATGGAGCGCTACCAGCAGGCCATGGTCAACATTATGACCAGAAGAGCTCCCCCTCAGCAGGTTGGAATCAGCAACGGTGCCTGCTCCCTCGTGCCCAATGGTGGCAGCTGTCCTGTCACCTCCACCACAACCGCCACACCTCTGATCTGTCCTGCTGGGACTCCCCAGGACCCAAGCTACCTGACGATCCCCTTCACTGCCCCATCAGAGGAACCCACAGATGCCAAAGAGCCAAAGagacaaaagcaaaaagaagCCTCTATGTTTATAGCAGGCAATGACAGTCAGCTTATTATTG GTGGTGATGGAGGCCATGCTGTCTGCCTACAAGACCTAGAAGGAGGATACACAGAGTCTTGTGACACATTCAAGAGCATCCCACTCTGCAAGGGACCTTTCAAGATCCAGTCCCTGGAAGTGTGGGGCATCCAGAACTCTATTTCCTTTTCCAACTGCTTTCCCTCTCAGTAA